From Vicinamibacteria bacterium:
GTTCGGCGCCCATCTCGGGCGTATTCCACCGCGAGTCGAGACTTGCCGTTTTGTCTCGGGAGTCTCGTATGCACGAACGTATATCTCGAACCGTCCCGACTCGTCCGACTCGTATGCGACCCATCGCGCGTCGGGGGAGAAAAATCCCCACCCTTCGTTGAACGGCGTTGAAAGCCATGTCTCCGCCCTGCGTTCGTTCTCGAAATCGATGACACGCAGATCCCAATCGCGACCGTCGCGGTGCTCCTCGAAGAGCAGCAAACGGCCATCGAAGGACCAGGATGTCGGCCAGATCGTGTGGGATGAAGAAACGAGGACCTCGGGCTCGCTCGACGTATCCACGTCCTTCACGAAGATTCCGTTGCCGCCGCCGCGGTTCGACCAGAACGCGAGCCGGCGGCCGTCGGGAGCCCACGTGGGAAAGAGATTGTCCCAGGCGAAGGTCAGCCGAGAAGCAGAGTGCCTCTCGAAGTCGTGAACCCAGATGTGATCCGTCGCGCCACCCACGGAGAAGGCGACCCGATCGCCTCGCGGCGAGCTGGAGACGTTCGCGATCTCTCCGCTTGCAGGGAGCCCGGTCGCTATCGGCTCCGCCCGACCCTTACGATCGACCAAGGCGAGGTGTCCGGTCCGAAACCACAGAGGTCCGGGTGCGAAGACCAATGTGCCGTTCCTCGCGATGGCGAACGGGGCGGCGGCGTAGGGCGGGGCCATCACGTTCTCTTGGACGGGTCTCGGAGGTCCCGTCACGCGCAACCAGTCCTGGTCGAAAGGCACCGCGTATAAAGAGCCTTCGCGCCAATAGACGATGTGGCCGCTCGGACTGTACCGTCCGCACGTACCGCCCTCGATGAGAATCTTCGTGTCGCGAGACTCGAGGTCCACGACGGCGACCGAGGCGTCGTCGAACGAGGTGATGTCGACCGTTCCGACCGTGAAGAGGATTGCTTTCCCATTGGGGAGCGCATCTGGAAGCCGGTGGCCTTTCTCGCGTTTCTCGCGGTCGGGAACGGTCAACGGTTCCCTGCCTCCGTCGGGCGTGAGACGGACCAGGCCCGACGTCGATGACGTTGCCAGAACGACATCGCCTTCCGGCGTCCAGGTCGCACCGAACGGCAACTCGTCGAACTCGTGGTTCCCGAACGACGTGGGCACCCCACCGTCGGTCGCCACTTGCATGAGCCGTCTCTCGCCCGTCGAGAAGAATCCCACCTTGGCGCCGTCGAGGGAGAAGAAAGGCAAGCCGGCGCCTCTCGTACCCGGCACGATCCGAGCCGTCTCCGAGGCGAGCTCTTGAATATAGAGATTCATGTCGTTTAGCGTTCGTCGGGCCGCGTAGACGACGGTTCGACCGTCCGGAGAAAGCGCAAGGCCGGGAGCACGGCCAAGCCTCAACTCGCCTTCGAGCGGCAGCGTCGCGCGGATGACCGACGCCGCAGCCGTGTCGACCGAATCTTGCCGATCGAGCAAGGCGAGCGCGAGAAGCATAGCAATGATGAGGGCGCCGGCAACGCCAGCCGCATAGGCTTTGACGCGACCACGGTGCCGATCCTCTCTCGCGGTTCCGCGCCGCTCTGCGAGATGGTTCGCAACTTCCGCCGCCGAGACATCCGCCAAGAATCGATAGCCGTTGTGTCGGATCGTGGCCACGAAACGGGGGTTGTTGCCGGAGTCACCGAGAGCCTCACGCAAGCGTTTGACCGCGTGGTTCAGGTTCTCGTCCGTCCGGTAGGCAGGCGCTTCCGCCCATAGCCTTTCCTTGAGTTCGTCACGGGTGACCATGCAGCCCCGCTTCTCCAGGAGCGCGACCAGGACCATGAGGGGCTGGGGCTTTAGCCGGACGCGGCGCCCCTCCTTGCGTAGCTCTCCTCGAGAACCATCGAGCTCAAACGCGCCGAAGCGCCAGATCTGAGGATCCACGCTTCCTCCCCCTCCGGCGATATTCGCACGCAACCGTCGACCAATCAATCGCTTAGATCGCCGCAATATGGCCCGGTGTCCTCCTCTTCCGACTCGGTTACCGTCGAGCCGTGTTGAGACCACGCAACGAGCGATGAGGAAAGACACGATGTCATACATAAGAAGCGTCTGCCTGTTTCTGACGTTTGTTTCTCTCGGTACTCTTGCCAGCGGATCGGCTGCATCGAGAGGTGCTTCTCACCGGACAACTCTGGTCGAGCGGACTCGCGTCGATGGCTCCATTGTCCACTTCGTTTTCGAGGTGCCGCTCGGAGACGCGCCGCTCGATTCGATCCGGGTGCATCGAGTCGTGAAAGTGAGAGAGGACCACAACGACCGAAGGGATTCTCGTCCGACGACACCGAGCACGCCGTCTTTCTGATCCATGGGAGCGCCGGCCTATTCTCCACCACCTTTCTTGCCGGTCGGTTTCCGTCAGCGGAGAGCGAGGATCAGTCCATGGCGGTGTTCCTCGCCGAACGAGGCATCGACGTCTGGGGCATCGATCTCGCCTGGTCGTTGGTTCCGCTCGACGAGCAGAACCTCGCATTCATGGGTGAGTGGGGGCTTCAACGCCAAGTCGATGAAGTCTCGATAGCGCTCGACCTGGCGCTATCGAAGCGCGGCAAGCACAAGAATCGCGGCATTCATCTCCTCGGCTACAGCCTTGGTGGTGTCATCGGCTACGCCTTCGTGAATGGCGAAGCGAGCCTTCCCTGCGGCCGGCGCCGTGTCAAAGGGTGGATTCCATTCGATACGAGCGTGAAGGCGGACGATCCTGCCGTGACGGCTCGCGCCTGCGAGATGGCTCGTGCCACCGATGCCATGCTCGCCGGAGGCATTCTTCGTGACGCCACGAACGCCCTTGCGGCACAGGTCGGTTTCCTGGCACGGACCGATCCTGACGGTGCATCGCCCATCTTTCCTGGCTTCACGAACCGGCAGGTCGCCATCGTCGTCCTCGCCCTTCCCTCACCGGAGCCCCCGGGCGTAGACAACCCCGCTTATCATCTCTTCGCCGGTATTTTCGACGCCACAACTAGCCTTCCCGTGGATCTCGCGCATGTAACACCATCGTTCGCGTTCGAGTGGCTCGAAAGGTTCGGCGGTGGGGCGCCGCTGCAGTTGCTGTCCGACGCCACGCACGTCGTCTGCGGTGACATCGAGCTGCCGTTCGACGACTCGCTGTCGAGCGTGACGACCCCCGTCCTTTACGTGGGAGCTGATGGAGGAGTCGGAGCGTCCGGTGTCTTCAGCACCACGCTCCTAGGCAGCTCGGACGTGACCGTCACACTCGTCGATCTCGAGCCGCCGACGAGCGACTTTCTCGACTTCGGACATATCGATCTGGCCACGGCATCTTCCGCCGGTTTTCTCGCCTGGGATCACGTCGCCGACTGGATTCGCTCGCACGACGACCCGGTGTGCTCAACCGGGGACGAGAAAGGCGCGGCGCGTCGTCGACGACGCGGCCGCTGAAGCTCTCGACTCAGCGCGCCGTTAGAAAGGGCGACGCCATCGATGCGGGTAAGGCGCGTTTCAAGACTTTCGCGTGGGAAAACCCGCGTCTCACGTCGCTGCTGTATCGGCAGGGTAATCGGCCGCCCCAAACGCTGCATGAGCCGCGGTCGATTCCCTCTCGAAACGAGAGTGTTTCTCCACCGAAAACTCGCGGTCCGGCCGGAGGACATCTCCAAAGCCCTTGCCCCTTTGCCTTCACCCTGGCGGCCCGGCGGCTTCTTCCCTGTGAGACGGACGGCTATCGCTCGATCACTACGAGAAATCCAGGTTTTCGCGCGGTCTCACGCGCGAGATGGCACGGATGGCGCAGGGAGACTTTGAGCAGAAGTGCTACATGTGACACAATGTAAACCATGCGGACCGCGGGAGTGCGAAAGGCTCGCCAGGATCTGAGCAGTTTGCTGGACGACGTCCAGAAGGGACGAGAAGTGGTCATCACCGATCGCGGCCGGCCAGTTGCCCGCCTAGTTCCGGTCGAGCCCGGACGGCCGTTTCCAGAC
This genomic window contains:
- a CDS encoding winged helix-turn-helix domain-containing protein — protein: MDPQIWRFGAFELDGSRGELRKEGRRVRLKPQPLMVLVALLEKRGCMVTRDELKERLWAEAPAYRTDENLNHAVKRLREALGDSGNNPRFVATIRHNGYRFLADVSAAEVANHLAERRGTAREDRHRGRVKAYAAGVAGALIIAMLLALALLDRQDSVDTAAASVIRATLPLEGELRLGRAPGLALSPDGRTVVYAARRTLNDMNLYIQELASETARIVPGTRGAGLPFFSLDGAKVGFFSTGERRLMQVATDGGVPTSFGNHEFDELPFGATWTPEGDVVLATSSTSGLVRLTPDGGREPLTVPDREKREKGHRLPDALPNGKAILFTVGTVDITSFDDASVAVVDLESRDTKILIEGGTCGRYSPSGHIVYWREGSLYAVPFDQDWLRVTGPPRPVQENVMAPPYAAAPFAIARNGTLVFAPGPLWFRTGHLALVDRKGRAEPIATGLPASGEIANVSSSPRGDRVAFSVGGATDHIWVHDFERHSASRLTFAWDNLFPTWAPDGRRLAFWSNRGGGNGIFVKDVDTSSEPEVLVSSSHTIWPTSWSFDGRLLLFEEHRDGRDWDLRVIDFENERRAETWLSTPFNEGWGFFSPDARWVAYESDESGRFEIYVRAYETPETKRQVSTRGGIRPRWAPN
- a CDS encoding type II toxin-antitoxin system prevent-host-death family antitoxin; amino-acid sequence: MRTAGVRKARQDLSSLLDDVQKGREVVITDRGRPVARLVPVEPGRPFPD